In one window of Myotis daubentonii chromosome 13, mMyoDau2.1, whole genome shotgun sequence DNA:
- the RGS10 gene encoding regulator of G-protein signaling 10 isoform X1, producing MEHIHDSDGSSSSSHQNPKSTAKWAASLENLLEDPEGVKRFREFLKKEFSEENVLFWLACEDFKKTQDKKQMQEKAKEIYMTFLSSKASSQVNVEGQSRLNEKILEEPHPLMFQKLQDQWAVLCALEAADGAAWTLGHSRDLEGWESPPRASGETSPYPCIFSCWGSPLGSCLFLVYTQFYQLWGFSPQ from the exons ATGGAAC ACATCCACGACAGTGATGGGAGTTCCAGCAGCAGCCATCAGAACCCCAAGAGCACAGCCAAGTGGGCGGCCTCTCTGGAGAATCTGCTCGAAGACCCGGAAGGCGTGAAGAGATTTCGG gaatttttaaaaaaggaattcagtgaagaaaatgttttattttggttaGCATGTGAAGATTTTAAGAAAACACAAGATAAGAAGCAG ATGCAGGAAAAGGCCAAGGAGATCTACATGACCTTCCTGTCCAGCAAGGCCTCGTCACAAGTCAACGTCGAGGGGCAGTCCCGGCTCAACGAGAAGATCCTGGAAGAGCCGCACCCCCTGATGTTCCAGAAGCTCCAGGACCAG TGGGCGGTGCTCTGTGctctggaggcagctgatggggCAGCATGGACTTTGGGGCACAGCCGGGACCTAGAAGGATGGGAAAGTCCTCCCCGAGCATCGGGTGAGACGAGCCCCTATCCATGCATCTTCTcctgttgggggtccccactcgggtcCTGTTTGTTCTTGGTTTACACACAGTTCTATCAGCTCTGGGGTTTCAGTCCGCAATAG